The following coding sequences are from one Patescibacteria group bacterium window:
- a CDS encoding Ig-like domain-containing protein yields the protein MPNLHPDQAPVVISKAFWKTKWFYSLCGVVLLAGVSAGVWFGIVQPRRGTTGGDAFDKIVLPADTASATFVVEATKKDRLGVDPKTSFVLTTTAPIAAKDLEASISFSPKVEFAIASTDEKTFEITPKKPLGDEAVYTLAVNATVQGTAGNEKQTYQWAFQPKTSLAIEGTLPRDEATGVPVNTGIEVTFSTDAVKDFGQHFTITPSAKGAFEQHGRTWVFVPAEKLKAATLYTVTLAAALPVQGSDVTLGQAFSFQFETAVAQQSNDAFTYARFSRSFQSVLPKEAPVLDFGYYGNLGTPKATVHRFASSQEMIEKLHVLDDIPTWATAALDTALISTEGLTEIGTYDAKVESFDNQYVLRLPSGFDAGYYLMTLDVKGRKLQTVIVVSELGAAQFVSRTDTVLWLQDLKAGTPLQKVSAVFALDGKTYSSDSEGVVRLTTPDQAVDTETDFTRSYFTVKTSDNRETVIPFTPEGESFFAWRGMRDRPTHDTYWKYLYLDRTLYRPSDTVNIWGIIQPRKNPKAEEYVVKVWTWNVTDWNGAYLPLVEDRVQTNASGTFTKALALTQLNPGTYTLSIETLTGKEIASKQFEVQTFTKPAFGVSLSPQRQAGIVGEQLPIQAFATFFDGTPTPNAKLRYSSWGQPGGEGTDITANSQGTASFNLPLANTNNSVGTQRVTVFPAEASDGDVQGSADIVVFPSRVISNLETDRNGSQATLKLHVRNVDVTKPVTDWWNAYDTMTSGPAANAKVEVKVIEQVLTKTKRGTRYDFIEKQTVDVYDYRYNDVVRTTLTGVTDAQGAYTKDITLPGTSSRVEVRAFDTKNLAYLQTAYFGSTQYADAESASYRVVDVAQDGRTDAQLVYPLGGTTTLEFRKGNTAVEAKGTFMFVTLQNGIQDVTITDKPQLPFTYTEANIPNVFVTGVWFTGSAFRAPAQYEQAMLQFDAETRALQLELKAEKASYGPGDTVRVTVTAKDAAGKPVDARVNLSAIDEALNVIQMDNTPAPLAGLYEPTMSGLLQQYVSHDTARLDAMAEGGGGTGGDRKDFKDAVLFQEVQTGGDGQAEVTFKVPDNLTSWRVTAQGITDEKLAGFTSLGVPVSKPVFALLTMPDEFVSQDKPTIIGRAYGTGLTATDDVQFTLETPGLGANQTRTGKAFAAQKFVLPTLVAGEQEVKLTVQKGNQKDTLIRKITVVDSRLSRQATAWLTVAPDLTITGSPSGRTMVGVTDLGRGRIIANLRMLQWGWGNRLERNLAGAIASDALEKLQPDLVYENSGFNPTAYQQEDGGISEVIWGSSDVRLSALAAAQAKMFDAVRLRQYLLGKLNQKDITGEQASFALYGLANLGEPVLAELDAFVATSGITDEEKLTAALAYQALGASQQARTIAMGLLETYGETQAPYIRLKLGNDDDARIVNTARFSILAEGLKLSQRVGIDTYLAEKFPKDYPTNLERALGMVAAIPLLDNTNVSVTYTAGGEPKTLATKDDQVTYVSLTTQEATQFKVTKVDGPAGLIVQTVQPFDPNTAPHDTRLGVTRKFTRVGDSGPLKQGDIVRVDIGLQVGKGIVDTDFTVTDYLPSGLAALPNPWTRNVQTSVGFNYPTEIAGQRLTFNTWGQKSFYYYARVVNPGSYAAEPAVAQGQKSRDVINYSGGQTLGIE from the coding sequence ATGCCAAACCTCCACCCGGACCAAGCGCCAGTTGTCATCTCAAAAGCATTTTGGAAAACCAAGTGGTTCTACTCCCTTTGTGGAGTAGTTCTCCTGGCCGGGGTTAGCGCCGGGGTCTGGTTTGGCATTGTCCAACCACGGCGGGGAACAACTGGTGGGGATGCGTTTGATAAGATCGTGTTGCCTGCAGATACGGCGAGCGCCACCTTTGTAGTGGAAGCCACCAAGAAAGACCGGCTGGGGGTGGATCCGAAGACCAGTTTTGTCCTGACCACCACAGCGCCCATTGCCGCGAAAGACTTGGAAGCCTCCATTAGCTTTTCGCCAAAGGTGGAATTTGCCATTGCCAGTACAGATGAGAAAACTTTTGAAATTACCCCCAAGAAACCCTTGGGTGACGAAGCGGTGTACACCTTGGCCGTGAACGCCACGGTGCAGGGGACTGCGGGGAATGAGAAGCAAACCTACCAGTGGGCCTTCCAACCCAAGACCAGCCTGGCAATTGAAGGAACGCTGCCGCGAGATGAAGCCACTGGCGTTCCGGTGAATACCGGCATTGAAGTCACCTTTAGCACAGATGCGGTGAAAGATTTTGGCCAGCACTTCACTATCACCCCCAGTGCAAAAGGCGCTTTTGAGCAGCACGGTCGGACCTGGGTGTTTGTCCCTGCGGAAAAGCTGAAGGCTGCAACCCTGTACACTGTCACCCTTGCAGCAGCGTTACCAGTGCAAGGCTCAGATGTGACGTTGGGTCAGGCGTTCAGCTTCCAGTTTGAAACCGCGGTTGCCCAGCAGTCCAACGATGCCTTTACCTACGCGCGCTTCTCGCGCTCTTTCCAATCCGTGTTGCCCAAGGAAGCCCCGGTGCTGGATTTTGGGTACTACGGGAACTTGGGGACACCCAAAGCCACGGTGCACCGCTTTGCGAGTAGCCAGGAAATGATTGAAAAACTGCATGTCTTAGACGACATTCCCACCTGGGCAACAGCAGCGTTGGACACTGCGCTCATTAGCACCGAAGGCTTGACCGAGATTGGCACCTACGATGCCAAGGTTGAGTCTTTTGATAATCAGTACGTGCTCCGGCTACCTTCGGGTTTTGATGCGGGGTACTACCTGATGACCTTGGATGTGAAGGGCCGGAAATTGCAAACCGTGATTGTGGTGAGCGAACTTGGTGCCGCGCAGTTTGTGAGCCGCACAGATACCGTCCTGTGGTTGCAGGATTTGAAGGCAGGGACGCCGCTGCAGAAAGTATCAGCCGTCTTTGCACTTGACGGCAAGACGTACAGTAGTGACAGCGAAGGGGTCGTTCGCCTCACCACCCCAGACCAAGCAGTGGATACGGAGACCGATTTTACGCGTTCGTACTTCACCGTCAAAACTTCGGATAATCGGGAAACCGTCATTCCCTTCACCCCTGAAGGCGAGTCCTTCTTCGCCTGGCGCGGGATGCGGGACCGGCCCACGCACGATACATACTGGAAATACTTGTACTTGGATCGGACGCTCTACCGCCCGTCAGACACAGTGAATATCTGGGGCATTATCCAGCCACGGAAAAACCCCAAGGCCGAAGAGTACGTGGTAAAAGTGTGGACCTGGAATGTGACGGATTGGAATGGTGCGTACTTGCCGTTGGTTGAGGATCGCGTGCAGACCAATGCCTCAGGCACTTTCACCAAAGCACTGGCGCTGACGCAGCTCAATCCCGGCACGTATACGCTGAGCATTGAAACCCTGACGGGCAAGGAAATTGCCTCCAAGCAGTTTGAAGTGCAGACGTTCACGAAGCCCGCCTTTGGTGTGAGTCTTTCACCGCAGCGCCAAGCCGGCATTGTGGGGGAGCAATTGCCCATTCAGGCATTCGCTACCTTCTTTGATGGCACACCTACCCCCAATGCCAAGCTCCGTTACTCCAGCTGGGGACAGCCTGGTGGGGAAGGGACGGACATTACGGCGAATAGCCAGGGCACTGCGTCGTTCAACTTGCCATTGGCGAACACGAATAATTCGGTGGGGACGCAACGGGTGACCGTGTTCCCGGCGGAAGCGTCTGACGGTGATGTCCAGGGCAGTGCGGACATTGTGGTTTTTCCCAGTCGGGTCATTTCCAATTTGGAAACCGACCGGAATGGGAGCCAGGCGACCCTGAAGTTGCACGTCCGGAATGTGGACGTCACCAAGCCAGTGACCGACTGGTGGAATGCCTACGACACCATGACCAGTGGTCCGGCCGCGAATGCCAAGGTAGAAGTCAAAGTCATTGAGCAGGTTTTGACCAAAACCAAGCGGGGCACGCGGTATGACTTTATTGAGAAGCAGACTGTGGATGTGTATGATTACCGCTACAATGACGTGGTGCGGACGACCCTCACGGGCGTGACCGATGCGCAGGGAGCGTACACCAAGGACATCACTCTACCCGGCACGAGTTCGCGGGTAGAAGTGCGGGCGTTTGATACGAAAAATCTGGCCTATCTCCAAACCGCGTACTTTGGGAGTACGCAGTATGCGGATGCGGAAAGTGCCAGCTACCGCGTAGTGGACGTGGCACAGGATGGCCGGACAGATGCGCAGCTGGTCTACCCACTTGGCGGCACAACGACTCTGGAATTCCGCAAGGGGAATACAGCCGTGGAAGCCAAGGGCACGTTCATGTTTGTGACGCTCCAGAATGGGATTCAAGACGTTACAATAACCGACAAACCGCAGTTACCATTTACGTATACCGAAGCCAATATTCCCAATGTGTTCGTGACCGGGGTGTGGTTTACGGGTAGTGCGTTCCGTGCGCCAGCACAGTATGAACAAGCCATGCTGCAGTTTGATGCGGAGACCCGTGCTTTGCAACTAGAACTCAAAGCAGAAAAGGCAAGTTACGGTCCAGGTGATACAGTTCGGGTGACGGTGACCGCCAAAGACGCTGCAGGGAAACCGGTTGACGCGCGGGTGAACCTGAGTGCTATTGACGAAGCACTGAACGTCATCCAAATGGACAATACGCCCGCACCACTTGCAGGGTTATACGAACCAACGATGTCTGGCTTGCTCCAGCAGTACGTCAGCCATGACACCGCGCGTTTGGATGCAATGGCCGAAGGCGGTGGTGGGACTGGGGGTGACCGCAAAGACTTCAAAGATGCGGTGCTTTTCCAAGAGGTGCAGACGGGCGGTGATGGACAGGCTGAGGTCACCTTCAAAGTGCCAGACAACCTCACTTCGTGGCGGGTGACTGCACAGGGTATCACTGATGAAAAACTGGCTGGCTTTACCAGCCTGGGTGTTCCGGTGAGCAAACCCGTTTTTGCACTCCTCACGATGCCTGATGAGTTTGTCAGCCAGGACAAACCCACCATCATTGGCCGGGCGTACGGAACGGGATTAACCGCAACTGATGATGTGCAGTTCACTTTGGAAACCCCGGGCCTTGGTGCAAACCAAACCCGTACGGGCAAAGCCTTTGCCGCGCAGAAGTTTGTGCTGCCAACCTTGGTTGCCGGGGAGCAAGAAGTAAAACTTACTGTCCAGAAAGGCAACCAGAAAGATACGCTCATCCGGAAAATCACCGTGGTGGACTCTCGGCTTTCCCGCCAAGCAACTGCGTGGCTCACTGTGGCGCCTGACCTCACCATCACAGGTTCACCCAGCGGGCGGACTATGGTTGGCGTAACGGATCTGGGCCGTGGTCGGATTATTGCCAACCTACGCATGTTGCAGTGGGGCTGGGGGAACCGGTTGGAACGCAACCTAGCCGGCGCCATTGCCAGTGATGCGCTGGAAAAGTTGCAACCCGACTTGGTGTACGAAAATAGTGGTTTCAATCCAACTGCCTACCAGCAAGAGGACGGCGGTATAAGCGAAGTGATTTGGGGTTCGTCCGATGTCCGCCTTTCCGCCCTGGCCGCTGCCCAGGCAAAAATGTTTGACGCCGTGCGTTTGCGGCAGTACTTGCTGGGCAAGCTGAACCAGAAAGATATCACTGGGGAGCAAGCAAGCTTTGCCCTGTATGGGTTGGCAAACCTGGGTGAGCCGGTGCTCGCTGAACTAGACGCCTTTGTGGCTACCTCAGGTATTACGGATGAAGAGAAGCTCACTGCAGCCTTGGCGTACCAAGCTTTGGGTGCAAGCCAGCAAGCCCGGACCATTGCCATGGGATTGTTGGAAACCTACGGCGAAACCCAGGCGCCGTACATCCGGCTGAAGTTGGGCAACGATGATGATGCTCGGATTGTGAACACAGCGCGCTTTAGCATTTTGGCTGAAGGGTTGAAGCTTTCGCAGCGGGTGGGTATTGATACCTACTTGGCGGAGAAATTCCCCAAGGATTACCCCACAAACCTGGAGCGAGCTTTGGGCATGGTTGCAGCCATTCCATTACTGGACAACACCAACGTGTCTGTTACGTACACAGCCGGCGGTGAACCAAAGACGTTGGCCACGAAAGACGACCAGGTAACCTACGTCTCGCTCACCACCCAAGAAGCAACCCAATTCAAGGTGACGAAAGTTGACGGCCCAGCTGGGTTGATTGTGCAGACCGTGCAGCCATTCGATCCCAACACGGCACCGCATGACACGCGCTTGGGTGTCACCCGCAAGTTCACCCGAGTGGGGGACAGCGGACCGTTGAAGCAAGGCGACATTGTCCGCGTGGATATTGGCCTGCAGGTCGGCAAGGGGATTGTGGATACCGATTTTACAGTGACGGACTACCTCCCATCTGGCCTGGCCGCCTTGCCCAATCCATGGACCCGGAATGTCCAAACCAGTGTTGGATTCAACTACCCCACGGAAATTGCTGGCCAGCGCCTGACTTTCAATACCTGGGGGCAGAAGAGCTTCTACTACTACGCCCGGGTGGTGAACCCCGGAAGTTATGCAGCTGAACCCGCAGTAGCGCAAGGTCAGAAGAGCCGGGATGTGATCAACTACTCTGGTGGCCAAACCCTGGGGATTGAGTAA
- a CDS encoding inositol monophosphatase: MRLNTVETKHLRFATHLALQAGKIMRKNFMLGMKKEWKKDATPLTLTDLAINRFVIRDIIKAFPAHGIITEESKSIHGQGELTWVCDPVDGTTPFSHGIPTSVFSLALVQNGKPILGVVYDPFMQRMYTAVKGKGATLNGKRMKVSNKKSLENTVIGFGTMRLWKVKHNRDIATIFQTLMQAKAKVLNLGSVIYQGMMVAAGESGGIMGGHDSCWDAASLKIIVEEAGGKVTDIDGKEQRYDQSLKGVIVSNKHLHPTLVKILQNARIRLR, from the coding sequence ATGAGGCTGAACACCGTAGAAACGAAGCACCTACGTTTTGCCACCCACCTGGCGCTGCAAGCTGGGAAAATCATGCGGAAGAATTTCATGCTGGGCATGAAGAAGGAGTGGAAGAAAGATGCAACGCCATTGACGTTAACTGATTTGGCGATTAATCGATTTGTCATCCGCGATATCATAAAAGCGTTTCCAGCCCACGGCATCATTACTGAGGAATCAAAATCTATACATGGACAAGGAGAACTTACCTGGGTTTGTGATCCAGTCGACGGCACAACGCCTTTCTCACACGGTATTCCAACCAGCGTCTTTTCGCTTGCATTGGTGCAAAATGGGAAACCAATACTTGGTGTCGTTTACGATCCCTTCATGCAAAGAATGTACACAGCGGTGAAAGGTAAGGGCGCAACGTTGAATGGCAAAAGGATGAAAGTTTCTAACAAGAAGTCATTAGAGAATACTGTTATAGGTTTTGGTACCATGCGGTTGTGGAAGGTAAAGCATAATCGTGATATTGCTACAATTTTTCAGACACTGATGCAGGCAAAAGCCAAAGTGCTGAATTTGGGATCGGTCATCTACCAAGGTATGATGGTTGCCGCTGGGGAATCTGGTGGCATTATGGGCGGGCACGATAGTTGCTGGGATGCTGCCTCGCTGAAGATCATCGTGGAAGAAGCAGGTGGAAAGGTGACGGATATTGACGGCAAAGAACAGCGGTACGATCAATCGCTGAAAGGTGTGATTGTTTCGAACAAACATCTGCACCCGACGTTGGTGAAAATTCTTCAGAATGCGAGGATAAGGCTCCGGTAG
- a CDS encoding DUF2207 domain-containing protein produces the protein MRKVILIVAVLFGGLVFFPQLSHAQTSTFEQIKAFDVQIEAAKEGTFIVTEKIVYDFGATAHHGIFRDIPYRYRRDVQTYSIRLDLQSVTNDQGKAWPYTERRSGGELHVKIGDKDSTVTGMQTYVLTYTLRRAVNTFNDSQEIYWNATGNHWQVPMQAASATVSLPDGTKPDELVCYTGVEGATLQNCSKQVQADGKVVFVAQSLAPAEGLTFAIKVPSGTFDKATTAQRWQDFVVDNWTVLLIPIGWFLMHQHWRKRGKDPKGRGTIIPEYEAPEKLRPAMLGTVWDGSGDMRDISATIIDLAVRGHLKIKDLGKKNYEFTRLVNPKDTLNAFEQKLFDELFLKTASKKTVELKDLKQKFYTAIPELKKQLHEALVTDGYYTKNPANAKATYLTLAGFLIIGPWVLFASTGVFPLITVISLSAVGFIVLAYGFFMPQRTVKGAEVRERIEGFKWFLSVTEKERLKFHNAPERKPEQFQALLPYAMVLEVEKQWAQQFASLEMQPPSWYTASPGNVFNALFLASVMSDFRSSANSAMVSRPASAGGGGSGFGGGGFSGGGFGGGGGGSW, from the coding sequence ATGCGAAAAGTGATTCTTATTGTAGCGGTATTGTTTGGGGGTCTTGTGTTTTTTCCTCAGCTTTCACACGCCCAAACCTCCACCTTTGAGCAAATCAAGGCTTTTGACGTGCAGATTGAAGCGGCCAAGGAAGGGACATTCATCGTGACGGAGAAAATTGTGTACGACTTTGGAGCAACCGCGCACCATGGGATTTTTCGGGATATTCCGTACCGTTACCGTCGAGATGTTCAAACGTATAGCATTCGGTTGGATCTGCAATCTGTCACAAATGACCAAGGAAAAGCTTGGCCGTACACTGAACGCCGCTCGGGCGGGGAGCTCCATGTGAAAATTGGTGACAAAGATTCTACAGTCACCGGCATGCAAACCTACGTGCTGACCTACACCCTCCGTCGCGCGGTCAATACCTTTAACGATAGCCAGGAAATTTACTGGAACGCCACTGGGAATCACTGGCAAGTGCCCATGCAAGCGGCATCGGCCACGGTTTCCTTACCTGACGGGACAAAGCCAGACGAACTGGTGTGCTACACCGGTGTTGAAGGCGCAACTCTGCAAAATTGTTCGAAGCAAGTGCAAGCTGATGGAAAGGTAGTCTTTGTGGCCCAGTCGTTGGCACCAGCGGAAGGTCTTACTTTTGCTATCAAGGTGCCAAGCGGCACTTTTGACAAAGCAACCACTGCGCAACGTTGGCAAGATTTTGTGGTTGATAATTGGACCGTGCTCCTCATTCCCATTGGTTGGTTCCTCATGCACCAGCACTGGCGAAAGCGGGGGAAGGACCCCAAAGGTCGTGGCACCATCATCCCAGAGTACGAAGCCCCAGAAAAGCTCCGGCCGGCCATGCTGGGGACGGTTTGGGATGGGAGTGGTGATATGCGAGACATTTCTGCCACCATCATTGACCTAGCTGTACGGGGGCACCTAAAGATCAAAGATTTAGGAAAGAAGAATTACGAGTTCACCCGTTTGGTGAACCCCAAGGACACGCTGAATGCCTTTGAGCAAAAGTTGTTTGATGAACTTTTCCTGAAGACAGCTAGTAAAAAGACCGTGGAGCTTAAGGATTTGAAGCAGAAATTTTACACAGCCATTCCTGAATTGAAGAAGCAACTGCATGAGGCGCTGGTTACAGACGGGTACTACACCAAGAACCCAGCGAATGCGAAAGCAACGTACCTCACCCTGGCCGGCTTTCTCATCATTGGACCATGGGTACTTTTCGCCTCCACGGGTGTTTTCCCACTCATAACGGTTATCAGCTTAAGCGCGGTGGGGTTCATTGTCCTTGCGTATGGATTCTTCATGCCGCAGCGAACGGTGAAAGGCGCAGAAGTGCGGGAGCGAATTGAAGGTTTCAAATGGTTTTTATCCGTTACAGAAAAGGAGCGGTTGAAATTCCATAATGCACCCGAGCGCAAGCCCGAACAGTTCCAGGCCTTGCTGCCCTACGCCATGGTACTGGAAGTGGAAAAGCAGTGGGCGCAGCAATTTGCCAGCCTGGAAATGCAGCCCCCAAGCTGGTACACTGCCTCACCCGGGAACGTGTTCAATGCGCTGTTCCTGGCCAGTGTCATGTCGGATTTCCGCAGCAGTGCGAATAGTGCTATGGTATCCCGTCCAGCCAGCGCGGGTGGCGGTGGTTCTGGCTTTGGCGGCGGCGGTTTTTCCGGTGGCGGCTTTGGCGGCGGTGGGGGAGGAAGTTGGTAA
- the amrB gene encoding AmmeMemoRadiSam system protein B, which yields MAKPWGLSKRYFILGALAVAILVAAGVLVWWQKSEPTQSQSSAVLNEVTPADVQTAFAQGGDQQTKQNPVAVIMPHHLVAKQLMAEIATVVGQQCPANIVVLGPDHENRGQTMVTTSATSWQSPWATYDVAADIVQALHAVPFVQTSESVIAQEHSALYPLPFLQHVCPKATFVQLIVRSGFDLKKNEQLAQALYTTLKPEDVVVASVDFSHYKTAAEARVEDQESLRLLEAGESAALAHIPADAPAVLAVAMRFAQLREASNFQLYKNTNAAEVANDPSQPSTTSYITGWWGRGR from the coding sequence GTGGCCAAACCCTGGGGATTGAGTAAACGCTATTTCATTCTTGGAGCACTCGCGGTCGCCATCCTGGTTGCTGCGGGTGTTTTGGTGTGGTGGCAAAAATCGGAACCGACGCAGTCTCAATCATCAGCTGTGCTTAACGAGGTAACTCCTGCAGATGTGCAAACTGCTTTTGCACAAGGTGGAGACCAGCAGACCAAGCAGAATCCCGTCGCGGTTATCATGCCGCACCACTTGGTGGCAAAGCAGCTGATGGCGGAAATAGCCACAGTGGTTGGTCAGCAGTGTCCTGCGAACATTGTGGTGCTGGGGCCTGATCACGAAAATCGTGGCCAGACCATGGTTACAACCAGCGCTACGTCGTGGCAATCACCCTGGGCAACGTACGACGTCGCCGCGGACATTGTGCAAGCCTTGCACGCTGTCCCATTTGTCCAAACTAGCGAGTCGGTAATTGCACAGGAACACAGCGCGCTGTACCCGCTACCCTTCCTACAGCATGTTTGTCCCAAAGCAACCTTTGTCCAACTCATCGTCCGAAGCGGCTTTGATTTGAAAAAGAACGAACAACTTGCCCAGGCTTTGTACACGACGCTCAAACCTGAAGATGTGGTTGTTGCCAGTGTTGATTTTTCGCACTACAAAACCGCAGCAGAAGCGCGGGTGGAGGATCAGGAGTCCCTTCGATTGTTAGAAGCAGGGGAGTCAGCTGCTCTGGCACACATACCAGCCGATGCGCCGGCGGTGCTTGCGGTTGCCATGCGTTTTGCGCAGCTACGTGAGGCAAGTAATTTTCAATTATACAAAAACACCAACGCCGCTGAAGTGGCAAACGACCCTTCGCAACCCAGCACCACGAGCTACATAACGGGGTGGTGGGGGAGGGGGAGGTAA
- a CDS encoding lyase family protein — translation MNKKVTTKALPRHFALYDARLLVILREAQKIRRHRDFSQVSPFAYRYVNQELAPYTSEQARILYQGLFESSIALALYDSNLCPEQYMQEIISACAKVKASDVYRFEYGVKGKVKGLKHDVRALLKRIKQLISKPARRYVHLLATSNDTLNSADSARLRDVLESVVLPSLWGLLIPILRLCKEYADTVQVGRTHLQHASPQTFGNTMAEYLVRLGGELLKLEKEKDRLVGKFSGPVGTYGPGSLVLQNPMRFEQCVLGYLGLRAGRYSTQIVMPEAVTDVMHRLTVIMGIFGDLGDSLRRLQSTEVSEVAQAKATQGSSSIMAGKINPISFENVKSLEKAEVGRMITVYLDLISDHQRDLTNSASGRYWMEIVEFIFTATKTLKRILPSLVVDESQMMKNFTLTGDLIISDPLNTLLTYYGHPRPHEYVSSLCDRSRATGEKVFDLLMKDKNVRPYVNQMTTKQQRVLKSPRLYIGYAAKRTKREVAFWQKKLQQRIGA, via the coding sequence ATGAACAAGAAAGTCACTACAAAAGCATTGCCGCGACATTTTGCGCTTTATGATGCTCGATTATTAGTTATCTTGCGGGAAGCACAAAAGATCCGGCGCCATCGAGATTTTTCCCAGGTAAGTCCTTTTGCGTATCGGTACGTCAATCAAGAGCTTGCTCCCTATACTTCGGAGCAGGCGCGCATCTTGTACCAAGGACTTTTTGAATCATCCATCGCATTAGCTCTGTACGACAGTAACCTCTGTCCCGAACAGTACATGCAGGAAATTATTTCCGCTTGTGCGAAGGTAAAGGCATCTGACGTTTACCGGTTTGAGTACGGGGTAAAAGGCAAAGTGAAGGGTTTGAAGCATGATGTGCGGGCGTTGCTGAAGCGGATCAAGCAATTGATAAGCAAACCCGCGCGGCGTTATGTGCACTTACTTGCCACGAGTAATGATACTCTGAATTCTGCCGATAGTGCTCGACTTCGGGATGTTTTGGAAAGCGTTGTTCTACCATCACTGTGGGGGCTCTTGATTCCTATACTGCGACTGTGTAAAGAGTACGCGGATACTGTCCAAGTTGGCCGAACGCACCTGCAGCATGCTTCGCCGCAAACTTTTGGAAATACCATGGCGGAGTACTTGGTTAGGCTTGGTGGTGAGTTGTTGAAGTTGGAAAAAGAGAAAGACAGACTTGTCGGGAAGTTTTCAGGGCCGGTTGGCACGTACGGTCCTGGATCCTTAGTGCTTCAAAACCCAATGCGTTTTGAGCAATGTGTTCTTGGCTACCTTGGCTTGCGAGCTGGTCGGTATTCGACACAGATTGTTATGCCTGAGGCGGTTACAGATGTTATGCACCGTTTGACCGTGATCATGGGGATTTTTGGTGACCTCGGAGATAGTCTGCGCCGGCTACAATCAACTGAGGTGAGTGAAGTTGCCCAAGCGAAGGCGACGCAGGGTAGCTCTTCGATCATGGCCGGCAAGATCAATCCTATTTCTTTTGAGAATGTAAAGAGCTTGGAAAAAGCTGAAGTGGGTCGGATGATTACCGTCTACCTCGACTTAATTTCCGATCATCAGCGCGATCTGACAAACTCCGCTTCTGGGCGGTATTGGATGGAAATCGTAGAGTTCATTTTCACAGCAACGAAAACGCTGAAGCGAATTCTGCCCTCGCTGGTAGTTGATGAATCGCAGATGATGAAAAACTTTACGCTCACTGGCGATCTTATCATTTCCGACCCATTGAATACGCTTCTGACCTACTATGGTCACCCTCGGCCACACGAATATGTTTCATCACTTTGTGACAGGTCTCGTGCGACGGGAGAGAAAGTGTTCGATCTACTCATGAAGGATAAGAATGTGCGTCCGTACGTGAACCAAATGACAACAAAGCAGCAGCGTGTCCTCAAATCACCCAGACTGTACATTGGTTATGCGGCAAAACGAACCAAAAGAGAAGTTGCATTTTGGCAGAAAAAATTGCAACAGCGAATTGGTGCGTAG